Part of the Pyricularia oryzae 70-15 chromosome 3, whole genome shotgun sequence genome, GCTTGGTTGCCTAAATCTTTCAAAGCCCATGGACTGATTGAGGCCATCGGCAGATGCGATTATGGTATTTGCACGATAATAAACATGTATAAATAGCCTCAATCACGTTGTTATCAGTAATCTACTTTTGATCGTCCGGTCAGCAAGCTCCTGCCCAGCACCGGAATCACATCTCGGCATCTGACAATCTCCCCGCCACCTTCACAAGATGCAGCTCACTCGCTTCCTCAGCGCTTGGCTCCTCCCAGCCATGGCGATGGCTCAGACAACTACCTTCCAGACTTCAACCACCACGGCCACAGCCACGGCCCCCGCCACTCCGTCCCCCACCATGCCCGGTCTGGCCCCCAACTGTGATGGTTTCCACAAGCTCGAGAGCGGCGATAACTGCTATGAAGTTGCCGCCAAATACGGAATCACCATGACCCAGCTCTATGCCTGGAACACGGTAGTGAATGATAGTGAGTTTTTCAATTCTTTCTTTGCAAGCAGGCCACACCAATCGAGTTTTCATCCCTCTGACAAAATTCCACCACCAGCTTGCTCCAACCTCTTAGCCGGCTACTACATGTGCGTGCATGTTCCCGGCGCCGAGGCGCCGACCAAGCCGGAACCCCAGATGCCTGGCGTCGTCGAGAACTGCCAGAAGTTCTACCAGATCAAGGCTGGAGACGGCTGCTGGTCCATCTATACCGAGGCCGGCATAACCTATTAGCAGCTGCGGTCTTGGAACACGGGGATCGATGCGGCTTGTGGAAACTTGTGGCCGGACTTTTACGTTTGCATTGGTGTGTGAGGCTGAAGCTTAAGATCCGGCAGTGCAGCATGGGACGGGCTTTCTTGAGACTTTTCGATTCTTGtcattcttttgttttcattCACTACTTCGACATTTCCGTATAGTCGCTTTACGAGGCTTCTCGTTTCAGTTGGAGAGAGGATATTTATCTTGTATGTCTTTTCTAGCTATCCCCCGTCCCTACTGAGACCCTTTTTTAACACAGAATGCCGTCCCAGCTTCGTCATTGGCCAGTACTACCGGCGCGCTAAGAGCCGAATGAAACACACCTTACCCACGCTTGCCAAGTGACAAGCCTGCACCTTATGCAGGTACGAGGATCATCATGCGCCTGACGAACCTGGGCACAATAACTGCATTCGTACAACGTTTTAGATCAAGGTATTTGTTCGATTTGATCGGTATGAATCTCACTGCAGAAGCGGTGTTGGGTGTTACTTGGCATTTTTCTAGCCCTTGGACATGGGTTGAGAGTGAAGTCCAAACAAGATTTGTGCGGGGAGCCTCTCTGGGCCTCGGAAATGATAACTGCCAGCTGGGTGGCCTTTGTTCGAACAAATCCTGGGATGCAGAAAAAGAAGTCGGTACAAATaacaaagaaacaagaatTCAAGTGATGGTAAGAATTGATATATCATTGTTTGGGTTTTGTAATTTTGATGAACGGTGTGCAGCTATCTAATAGGGGATAGGTAGTCTCAATGCTGCTAGTGGCTGCTGATCTGTCCCGAATCTAAAAAGATTTACTGTTCTGTAAAAAATCATTTGCACT contains:
- a CDS encoding LysM domain-containing protein; the protein is MQLTRFLSAWLLPAMAMAQTTTFQTSTTTATATAPATPSPTMPGLAPNCDGFHKLESGDNCYEVAAKYGITMTQLYAWNTVVNDTCSNLLAGYYMCVHVPGAEAPTKPEPQMPGVVENCQKFYQIKAGDGCWSIYTEAGITY